Proteins encoded within one genomic window of Besnoitia besnoiti strain Bb-Ger1 chromosome II, whole genome shotgun sequence:
- a CDS encoding hypothetical protein (encoded by transcript BESB_037630) produces the protein MESDLESGSDLPPELNFNSDDEPPCPRAGDVAFVSPQGDVRKTILSLGQGHMQAGFGDEICVRWRQVPSRAVAGTPKDIESLLMLLEGSEPQWTTLGESDSFPQLLSLAARHMRPGEIALVSGPSTHLRQPQKYLYSPAALAAAAGSSESAASFASASPPSSSLASSYAVFHKRTLVHRRRALRALRASQSPAEGTPPGQLSSGLAGPSVSAPAEDQAGRSPLASSLFRSPSCDASRGQCPSLGGDARPSPACAAAAAASPPAVPPVRSCSLALPLAAQEEGLGQAFCRSRAPVAVSGDSGRADTQPPSSRHALARAGASRSSAGSLSSSKAFAAEEEGAEHQKEAEGRAACSPAAADMREEEACGESRAHVENGAGDDCAVVLQLISIQPIRMLTEDRGVRMRPLRPGIGWRTPGRNDVVSFSFAILCKNADCRAKQLGAICALADQAKQAAKTGEGDAEAPNASERTLVTTRGEGAGFAHCTGGKRKEVGSVTLESHNAAKADNLERERKTFAAPSQTCVELGSQAAVPSCESRAGLGCCEGAPERSALVTARGDGDGKNAEICLSRTFADRLFGSPRLSRHDGGGSFFSSASRWSSSLSATLSASASFEAEGREGDGDRRAGMATEEVAFSDIPLRGVQTALRHMKEGEEVVLTLAGAHAEWESRGPFKPANWLCACCGLSAPCREAGVRTGQTAQCEKPEKRVHTPQETEGDRKGADAEDGTREGKPGIGEEGNKEGAEEAGSKKTNKPEDKGPTGRLGACCCVPRGACACCASDCSGSRDGKDSNSESGVHSAELHAYIKLNSWRPRATVSVPSPVTASEILGSFAFTSLAGPLDERRRAFIREGDRSANSRSSALLAPLNWRPEEGSTVVLFLSLALWPCAASLSHARVPLPLPVTYPEAPACGTRAPAAQPGAAGTEGSRSESEEAEERPEEEGTWLLFTVGDWSAPLWLEEAVKRLKLGEVGRFELDPSLFAHAAQTLPYNTGAYCPPSSLAASSCATSLPAPPVSGEQRRACDWGGLWVIRPPRPASAPSVSRCGASLASSAVPSFAEAWGARSESLAHAASFAERCVRAKVEAGELEAVVQCIRRLEKAGRACSSESRAGEDAAGVEVSETPSSVVRVEWEAAPAVERLLAEVQPDASLGVGGGAGSEATAEGKDEAGERGEYARGEDAHVVATVWLASILDRRKDLWARGSAEEKRQLIEQFKKEGNLCLKRGWLSAASQRYARAFDVCRFLPAYEEATRLQPLLLAHAAERPASGAYPSASPASCSTHPSSTRAEREPEAASGVADRQGAASPHSSSGAASPFSGRAGDSGGSAAASEPPTDDPELTLLELSRLAGSVLNNWALCCLKQNLWRAALRHADVCLFLLEIGEQALEAEGEKRQHEADTDQARATQELRADAPHARHVQRDAEGTTVVETSSPGHGEDGASADAGRCREADERGKGQRKNGGDGGEAADGSFFRHARCVALYRKAKALSEGGELSEAIKTAKAAALLEPADSSVQALLKAIQRRRAHEIHAERSAFLGMFSRPKTKEGGSPYGMRAPDNRYLTGFRWRKQSQFSTPLELGVNILMASAVQYSIEEARYEPICCRGQDKSNMGRFRSFTSYTFVGASNVDVRDFGDRFEKIRIICL, from the exons ATGGAGAGCGACTTGGAGTCAGGGTCAGATCTCCCTC CGGAGCTGAACTTCAACAGTGACGACGAGCCTCCATGCCCCCGCGCGGGGGATGTGGCCTTTGTGTCGCCGCAGGGGGATGTTAGAAAAACTATTCTGTCCCTGGGTCAG GGTCACATGCAGGCAGGCTTCGGCGATGAGATCTGCG TGCGCTGGCGGCAGGTGCCTTCGCGAGCCGTCGCGGGGACTCCGAAGGACATTGAAAGCCTCCTGATGCTCCTCGAGGGCTCCGAGCCTCAGTGGACAACGCTGGGGGAGTCAG ATTCGTttccgcagctcctcagcctcgcggcgcgccacaTGCGCCCTGGAGAGATTGCGCTCGTCTCGGGGCCCTCCACACATCTTCGGCAGCCGCAAAAGTATCTCTActctccggcggcgctcgcagctgctgcaggcagctcagagtccgccgcgtccttcgcgtcCGCATCTCCaccgtcgtcttcgctggcgtcgtCGTACGCCGTCTTCCACAAGCGGACTCTTGTCCAcaggcgccgagcgctgcgcgcgttACGCGCTTCGCAGAGCCCAGCAGAAGGGACGCCTCCGGGGCAGCTGTCTTCGGGTCTCGCAGGCCCATCCGTCTCCGCTCCCGCAGAAGATCAGGCGGGCAGAAGTCCTCTTGCATCCTCGCTGTTCCGGTCGCCGTCATGCGATGCCTCTCGCGGACAGTGCCCTTCACTggggggagacgcgcgcccgtcgcccgcgtgcgccgccgcggctgcggcttcaCCGCCGGCTGTGCCTCCGGTGCGTTCCTGCTCGCTtgcgcttcctctcgctgctcAGGAAGAAGGGCTAGGGCAAGCGTTCTGCCGCAGTCGTGCGCCGGTCGCTGTGTCGGGAgacagcggacgcgccgACACACAGCCGCCCAGCAGCCGACATGccctggcgcgcgccggcgcgtcccgCTCCTCTGCAGGTTCGCTGAGCTCTTCGAAGGCATTtgccgccgaagaggagggagcaGAACATcagaaggaagcggaaggcagagccgcctgcagcccggctgccgcagatatgagagaagaagaggcctgCGGAGAGAGCAGAGCGCACGTAGAGAACGGGGCAGGAGACGACTGCGCCGTCGTTCTGCAGCTGATATCCATTCAGCCGATACGAATGCTGACGGAGGACAGAGGTGTCCgcatgcggccgctgcgcccagGAATTGGCTGGAGGACCCCGGGGCGGAACGACGTCGTTTCGTTTTCGTTCGCGATTCTTTGCAAAAATGCAGACtgccgcgcgaagcagcttgGCGCAATTTGTGCCCTCGCAGACCAAGCGAAGCAAGCAGCGAAGacaggcgagggagacgcggaggcgccgaacGCAAGCGAGCGGACGCTGGTGACGAcccgcggagagggcgcgggctTCGCACACTGCACAGGGGGGAAACGCAAGGAGGTGGGAAGCGTGACGCTCGAGTCTCAcaacgcggcgaaggcagacaacctcgagagagagaggaaaacatTTGCTGCTCCCTCACAGACTTGCGTAGAGCTTGGAAGTCAAGCTGCTGTGCCCTCTTGCGAGAGCAGGGCTGGGCTGGGGTGTTGCGAAGGCGCTCCGGAGCGGTCTGCCCTGGTGACTgcccgcggagacggagatggaaaaaacgcagaaatCTGTCTTTCTCGCACGTTCGCTGACCGGCTCTTTgggtctccgcgcctttcTCGGCATGATGGCGGCGGGAGTTTTTTTTCATCGGCTAGTCGCTGGTCGTCTTCACTGTCTGCGACcctgtctgcctctgcatccTTCGAAGCGGAGGGCagggagggcgacggagaccgGCGAGCGGGAATGGCGACAGAAGAAGTTGCGTTCAGCGACATTCCGTTGCGTGGTGTGCAGACCGCTCTGCGCCACAtgaaggagggcgaggaagtcgTGTTgacgctcgcgggcgcgcatgcagagtgGGAGTCACGAGGCCCCTTCAAGCCGGCGAACTGGCTCTGCGCTTGCTGCGGACTCTCCGCGCCATGCCGCGAAGCTGGAGTTCGCACAGGCCAGACAGCCCAGTGCGAGAAGCCAGAAAAGAGGGTACACACGCCGCAGGAGACGGAGGGAGACCGGAAaggggcggacgcggaggacgggaCGCGGGAAGGAAAGCCGGGGATTGGCGAAGAAGGGAATAAAGAGGGGGCTGAGGAGGCAGGGAGCAAGAAAACGAACAAACCAGAGGACAAGGGTCCGACCGGGCGGCTCGGggcgtgctgctgcgtgcccagaggggcctgcgcgtgctgcgctTCGGATTGCAGCGGGTCAAGAGACGGAAAGGACAGTAACTCCGAGAGCGGCGTGCACTCAGCCGAGTTGCACGCATACATCAAGCTGAACAGCTGGAGACCGCGAGCGACGGTATCCGTGCCAT CGCCAGTGACTGCCTCGGAGATCCTAGGAAGCTTCGCATTCACGTCGCTTGCGGGGCCCCTAgacgagcggcgacgcgccttcATTCGCGAAGG AGACAGGAGCGCGAACAGCCGCTCCTCCGcactcctcgcgcctctgaaCTGGCGTCCGGAGGAAGGGTCTACTGTGGTTCtgtttctctccctcgccctctggccctgtgcggcgtcgctctcgcacgctcgcgtccctctgccgctgccggtGACCTACCCCGAGGCCCCCGCCTGCGGCACGCGTGCGCCGGCCGCACAGCCCGGAGCTGCAGGGACTGAAGGCTCCCGCAgtgagagcgaagaggcggaggaacgACCCGAGGAAGAGGGGACTTGGCTGCTCTTCACAGTTGGAGACTGGAGCGCGCCGCTGTggctggaggaggcggtgAAGCGGTTGAAGCTGGGCGAAGTCGGCCGCTTTGAACTGGACCCTTCGCTGTTTGCACACGCCGCCCAGACGCTCCCGTACAACACGGGCGCATACTGCCCTCCATCGTCGCTGGCCGCCTCATCGTGCGCCACTTCtttgcctgcgcctccagtcTCCGGCGAGCAacgccgcgcgtgcgacTGG GGTGGTCTTTGGGTCATTCGACCCCCTCgtcccgcgtcggcgcccagcgtgtctcgctgcggcgcgtcgctcgcttcctctgcagtgCCTTCGTTTGCCGAGGCCTGGGGGGCGCGGAGCGAAAGCCTGGCGCACGCTGCGAGCTTCGCTGAGCGGTGCGTCCGCGCCAAAGTCGAAGCCGGGGAGCTCGAGGCTGTCGTTCAGTGCATCCGCAGGCTGGAGAAGGCCGGtcgcgcgtgcagcagcgAATCTAGagccggcgaggacgccgcgggggTCGAAGTTTCGGAGACGCCGAGTAGCGTTGTTCGAGTAGAGTgggaagcggcgccggccgtcgAGAGGCTTCTGGCGGAGGTGCAGCCCGACGCGAGTCTGGGCGTggggggaggcgccggcagtgaggcgacggcggaagggAAAGACGAGgctggcgaacgcggcgagtacgcacgcggcgaggacgcacaCGTTGTCGCCACAGTCTGGCTCGCCTCGATTCTGGATAGg AGGAAAGACTTGTGGGCGCGAGGAtccgcagaagagaagcgTCAGTTGATTGAGCAGTTCAAGAAGGAAGGGAATCTGTGTCTAAAA CGCGGATGGCTGTCCGCTGCATCACAGCGCTACGCTCGCGCCTTTGACGTCTGTCGCTTTCTCCCTGCTTacgaggaagcgacgcgcctgcagcctctcTTGCTCGCCCACGCAGCCGAGCGGCCTGCGTCGGGCGCATAcccctctgcttctccggCCTCTTGCTCCACTCATCCGTCCTCGACGCGAGCGGAGCGGGAGCCTGAAGCGGCTAGTGGCGTCGCCGACAGGCAGGGGGCGGCTTCGCCGCATTCGTCATCGggggccgcgtcgcctttttCAGGCAGGGCGGGCGACTCCGgcggctctgcggccgcgtctgaGCCGCCCACAGACGATCCCGAGTTGACGCTCCTCGAACTCAGTCGGCTCGCTGGCAGCGTCTTGAACAACTGGGCGCTGTGCTGCCTGAAGCAGAATCTGTGGagagctgcgctgcgccacgcGGACGTGTGTCTGTTCTTATTGGAGATTGGCGAgcaggcgctcgaggcggaaggagaaAAGAGGCAACACGAGGCGGATACAGACCAGGCTCGCGCCACGCAGGAGCTGCGAGCCGATGCCCCGCATGCGCGACACGTCCAGCGGGACGCCGAGGGCACGACGGTAGTCGAAACGAGTTCTCCAGGTCAtggagaagacggcgcatCTGCTGATGCTGGGCGCTGCAGGGAGGCAGACGAGCGTGGAAAAGGGCAGCGCAAGAACGGGGGCGACGGAGGGGAAGCGGCGGACGGGAGTTTCTTTAGACACGCTCGATGTGTTGCGCTCTAccggaaggcgaaggcgctgagTGAGGGAGGCGAGTTGAGCGAAGCTATTAAGACAGCCAAGGCCGCGGCACTCCTCGAACCGGCGGACTCTTCAGTTCAG GCTCTACTCAAGGCCATCCAGCGCCGACGGGCGCACGAGATTCATGCTGAGCGCTCGGCCTTCCTCGGGATGTTCAGTCGCCCGAAAACCAAGGAAG